DNA from Plasmodium yoelii strain 17X genome assembly, chromosome: 13:
TTtatgatattatatattctataatACCTTTGTTTATATTGGAGGAATCTAGGTAATGTTTGATTTATAGaagtttttcttttttacatttttaaataattttttcgaatttttattttttctgtaattttttattaaattggtATTTTATGTTTAGGAAGTTTTCCTTTATTctcctttttttatatgctaATATGCAAaccaaaatatttttaaattttacttttattaaatatttatgattCGATGGTAATGTGTACAATGTTGTATGCGTGGTTCTTCATCTCATACTATGTATTTCTCATATtgtgtttattttatttttaattttaatgctTTTTCATATTCTATGAGAGCATGCGTAGCATTTTGTAAATTTACgctaattttaatttaaaaaaataataataaataaaatgtttaaatttattaatagaatacataaaaatatattaatttttattagcTCGCCTTTATCTTACtcatttttacaaaaaataaaattgcaaaatatatatgtttgaAAGCTAATAAGGTAAACAATAAACGCGTATAGTACCAAATATAATATAgcaaataatatgaaaataaatattaatagaaatatgtaaaaataaaatacttaAAATCCGTACAaaataaatggaaataaaaaaataacctTTGAAATACATGAAATTTActgtaaattattttatttttatttttattgtttttcactatttttaaaaatgagtatgtatgtttttttattattcgaAAGTGTAGTACTGCTGATTAATAGtgttttaattataaacgaaaagaaattaaaaaaatataaaaaggtAGATATCAGTTTGAATAGTAATGATATTTTTGATAACATTAAATTGCTGTTCTACACAATAAGAATATACTTTAAAATCCCATTGATTTTTCTCAATcttttatgtattattattgaaATTTTATTTGGATAACTTTAACATGACAGTgcgtgtatatatatatttgcatactatatatgtgtgtatgtatatatatatgcatcatttttaatagttAAGCATGTTATTTAGCCATATATCACACTAGATTAAATACATTCTTAAAgaattgttttttatttattatttcgacgttaatgatatattatatgtgtaTTGTGTATGCAATTTTTCAATAGCAATGAGCTTATCATAAATAATGGGCACTGTCTTCTCAATAGAA
Protein-coding regions in this window:
- a CDS encoding Yos1-like protein, putative, whose amino-acid sequence is MSMYVFLLFESVVLLINSVLIINEKKLKKYKKVDISLNSNDIFDNIKLLFYTIRIYFKIPLIFLNLLCIIIEILFG